CAGCACGCAGGCCACCATGGCCTCGCCCACCGGCACGGCGCGAATGCCGACGCAGGGATCGTGGCGGCCACCCGTGGCGGCCTCGACTTCAGCGCCGCGGCGGTCGATGCTGGGCACCGGAGTCGGGATGCTCGAGGTCGGCTTGACGGCGAAGCGCAGCACGATGTCCTGGCCGCTCGATATGCCGCCCAGGATGCCGCCGGCGTTGTTGCTGAGAAACTTCGGTCCGTCGTTGCCCGGGCGCATGGCGTCGGCGTTATCTTCGCCCCGAAGCGCCGCAGCGCCAAAGCCGGCCCCGATCTCGACGCCCTTGACGGCGTTGATGCTCATGATGGCCGCCGCCAGCTCGGCGTCGAGCTTGCCGTAAACGGGCGCCCCCAGGCCGGCCGGCAAGCCGCTGGCCTGGACCTCGATAACGGCGCCGACTGAGGATCCGGCCCGGCGCACCTCGTCGAGATAGTTTTCCCAGGCTGTGGCGGCCGCCGCGTCGGGACACCAGAAAGGGTTTTCCTCCACCGCCGTCCAAGACCAGGCGGCGCGGT
This genomic window from Alphaproteobacteria bacterium contains:
- the aroC gene encoding chorismate synthase; protein product: MSHNTFGHLFRVTTWGESHGPAIGCVVDGMPPGLDLTEADIQHWLDRRRPGQSRFVSQRREADQVQILSGVFEDRTTGTPVSLQIDNTDTRSADYEAIKDLYRPGHADFTYERKYGHRDWRGSGRASARETACRVAAGALARKVLGEGVVVRGALVQMGERHVDRAAWSWTAVEENPFWCPDAAAATAWENYLDEVRRAGSSVGAVIEVQASGLPAGLGAPVYGKLDAELAAAIMSINAVKGVEIGAGFGAAALRGEDNADAMRPGNDGPKFLSNNAGGILGGISSGQDIVLRFAVKPTSSIPTPVPSIDRRGAEVEAATGGRHDPCVGIRAVPVGEAMVACVLADQLLRQRAQCG